A region of the Planctomycetia bacterium genome:
ACGCCGACTTCTTCAGCTTCGGCACCAACGACCTCACGCAGATGACGTTCGGCTTCAGCCGCGACGACATCAACACCTTCCTGCCGGACTACCTCAAGCAGGAACTGCTGGAAAAAGACCCGTTCCAGACGCTCGACATTTCGGGCGTGGGCCAACTGGTGGAGATGGGCGTCCACAAGGGCCGCAAGACGAAGAAGGACCTCAAGGTCGGCATCTGCGGCGAACACGGCGGCGACCCGGCGTCGATCGCCTTCTGCCACAAGACCGGCCTGGACTACGTCAGCTGCTCGCCATTCCGCGTCCCGGTAGCCCGCCTCGCCGCGGCGCAAGCGGTGATTCGAGCGAGTGGGAAGAAGTAGAAATCATCGCCGCGAACGTGATTCAACAAGCAAAGCCGCCGTGAAGCTCACGGCGGCCTTTTTGTTTGGCGTCTCGTTCAAGTAGGTCAGGCAAATCGCGCCCAACGCTCGCCAGGTCGACTAAAATATCCGCGCACAACGCACACGATTCCATACTCTCGGGATTGCCTGACAGGAGTGGACGCCGCGATCATGTCAGGCAATCCCGATGCGCGCCGACAGCGGCCATTGATGGCGACGGCTCATGTTGTGCCGGGATTTTCCAGGATGGATTTTGCCTGACCTACTGGACTAAGGTCCAATAAACTCGTTGAAGACCTTTACGTCGGTCACGCCATCCGAGGTAAACACAACGTCGACGATATCCACACAAGTAACAAGTCCACTTTGCCTGGTCCGTGTGCAATCAAGGTAGTCGACGTTCTCTATGGTTCCCTTCACGACTTCGCCACTTGCGCGAAGCTCCTCGAACTTGAGCGTCGAGTTTTTCTGGACGCGGCAAGTAAACCCTTCCGCCGTCAGCAGCGATTGCGCTGCTTCCACGCTTGTTCCAACCGGAATGCTGTACTTGATGGCGTAAATCGACAAAGTAGACTTGCGCTCGGCAAGGGAGCCGGGCAGGAGCGAATTCATGTCGGCGGCACAGCCGACAGTCGCCATAATCGCAGCGATCAAATACGGAAACCTATTCACGCAAGCACCCTCGAAGAGTGACGCAAGAGCTAAGCGCTTCCCCCTCAGCGTCTCCGCCCCTCAGCGGTTCAAAACGCGATTGACCCTTTACGTCAACTGCCACACCGCCATCTTCAGCGAATCCCCCAGCCGGCGGTTCACTCCTAACACTGCCGCGGGTTCGAAGCCGCAGTGGACCAGGCAGTGTTCGCAGCGCGGGTCTTTGCCGCGGCCGAGCGCGTTCCAGTCGGTTTGCTCGATCAGGTCGCGGTAGGTTTTGTAGTGCCGGTTCGTGATCAGGTAACACGGGCCCTTCCAGCCGCGGACGTTGCGAGTGGGGTTCGCCCAGGCGGCGCACTTGAGATCGCGCTCGCCGCGAAGGAATTCGAGATAGATGGGCGACGTGTTGAGTTTGAACTGCTTGAGCAGGTCTTTGCCGGCGCGAAATTTGGCGTGGACGTCGTCGCGGGTCATGAAGATCTGCTGCGCGCCTTCGGGATTGGTCTTCTGCACGGCGTCGTAACCGTAGGCGGGGCTGAGCATGAAGCCGTCGACGCCCAGTTCGGTGAGATACGCGTATAGCACCGCGATCTCGTTCATGTCGGTTTCTTTGTAGATCGTCGTGTTCGTGCAGACCAGGAAGCCGGCCTGTTTCGCGGCCTTGATCCCTTCGATTGCTTCCTGGAACACGCCTTCGCGCTCGACGGCCAGGTCGTGCGACTTTTCCATGCCATCCAAGTGGACGTTAAAGAAGAACCGGCTCGTCGGCTTGAAGCCGGCGAGTTTCTTCTTGATGAACATCCCGTTCGTGCAGAGATAGATGTGCTTTTTGCGCTCCAAAATCTTGGCGACGAGTTCTTCGAGGCCAGGATAAATCATCGGCTCGCCGCCGCAGATGCTCACTACTGGCGCGCCGCATTCATCGACCGCGGCCAGGCATTCTTCGACGGTCAGCTTGTCCTTGATCGTGTTGGCGTACTCGCGAATCCGCCCGCAGCCGGTGCAAGTCAGGTTGCAGGCGTGCAGCGGCTCGAGCATCAGCACCAAGGGAAACCGCGGCTCGCCGCTCAGTTTCTTCTTGAGCAAGTACGTGGCCATCGTGCTGGTGAGCGAGAGCGGGAAGCGCATGGCAGGCCGTAGGTGATGGAGGTGGAGTAGTAAGTATCGTAGGGCGGGCGATGCGCGCGTTGGGTGGTTGGTGTTATTCCGCTTCGCAACTCGTACCGCGATTTGCTTCAACGGGTAAGGTCCGCCGTGGCGCGCTAAGGCGGGCCTTACGTTTTTGTTGTGGAGCGGTTCCCATCTTTCGGGCTTGGATGCATGGCGACGGTTTCCTTCGCGCGCGGCCCGCCCTACGGCTGTTGGCTTGCAATCGCGATTTTGACTCTTGGTTCCGGGCTCTTCGCGCTTTCCGCGCGGGCATATTGCGCCAGTGCCATCAGCGGGAAATAGATTGGGTACAGGTGATACCGCAGATAGAACACGCGCGGGAAACCGGTGCCGGTGAATTCGGGCTCGTCCCAGCGGCCGTCGTTGTTTTGGGTTTCGATCAGGTAGCGCACGCCGCGCGCGACCGACGGATGATCGTGCCTGCCGGCCGCCAATAATCCCAGCAGCGCCCAGGCGGTTTGCGAGGCGGTCGTCGCACCTTGGCCGCGCAGATGCGGTTCCGCATAACTGTCGGCCGATTCGCCCCAGCCGCCGGAGGATTGCTGGTGCGCGATCAACCAGTTTACGCCTGCGACGATGAGCGGATCGTTTTCCGGTACGCCGACCGCACGCAGGCCCGTGATGACTTGCCACGTGCCGTAGATGTAGTTCACGCCCCAGCGGCCAAACCATGCGCCGTCGGCTTCTTGCGTGGCGCGGAGATATTTCACTGCGCGATCGACGGCCGGATTTCCGACGCGGCGACCCAGGCAGGCGAGCGCTTCCAATACGCGCGCCGCCAAATCGGGCGAGCTGGGGTCGATCATGGCGTTGTGATCGGCGAACGGCACGTGGCAGAGGAATTCGCTCGTGTTGTCGCGATCGAAGGCGCCCCAACCGCCGTCTTTGTTTTGCATGCCGAGCAACCAGCGCTCGGCCCGGGCGATCGCGCCGGTGGTGCGATCGAGCGTCGCCGCGAGATGCGTCGACGGGCGTTCCGCTTCATCCCGAAAGCGCAATGCGTAGCCTGCCGGCAGCGGCTGCGTTTCGCCGTCCTCGAACTGCCGCCAGAGGGCCATGATGACCATCGCCGTGTCGTCGCAGTCGGGATAGAAATCGTTGTTGTGCTCGAAACACCAGCCGCCGGCCGGGCTGTCGCTGCGTGCGGCCCAATCGCCGCGCTTGGTGACTTCGCGATCGAGCAACCACTCGACGCCGCGCTGGACGGCCGGATGATCGCCCGGCAAACCCGCGTCGGCCAAGGCGCGGAGGGCGATGCCCGTGTCCCACACCGGCGACTTGCACGGTTGCAGCCGCACGGCGCCGTCTTCCTCGATCACCAACCCTTCGAGCTGTTCGAGGCAATACTTCATCTCGGGGCGATCGTCCGAATAACCCAACGATCGCAACGCGATGATGCTCCAGACCATTGGCGGGAAGATCGCGCCCAGGCCGTCGCTGCCGGCGAAACGGTCGATCATCCAACGTTCCGCCGTGGCCAGCGCCTTGCCGCGCGCGGGCACCCAGCCTTGGCGCTCCAGGAACTTGAGCCCGCGATCGACGGCGCGGAAGCAGCGATCCCAACTCAACAGGCCCGTGCCGCCGGTCATTCCCGGACAACGCAGCGCGGGCCAATCCTCGGGTTGCTTCAGGAACAACTCGCGGATGCCGAATTCCGGCGCAACTTCGCGCAACGGCCGGCACGCCCACATGATCGACAGCGGGACGATGATCGTCCGGCTCCAGGCGCTCACTTTGGTGAGATTCACCGGGAACCACTTCGGCAGCAGCACCGCCTCGGGCGGCACCGCCGGGCATTGGTCGTAAGAGATCTGTCCCAAGAGCGCGAGATAGAATCGCGTGAAGCTGTTCACCGCGTCGGCCCCGCCATGGCTGAGTACGCAGGCGCGGGCGCGGCGCATGGCCTCGGTGCTGGGGTCGTGCCCGGTGAGCTTGAGGGCGAAGTACGCCTTGACCGTGGCGCTGATATCGATCGGCCCGCCGGGATACTGCGCCCAGCCGCCGGCCTCGGTTTGTTGCTGGAGGATGTAGCGTGCCGCGGCTTCCGCCCGAGGGCCGCGTTCCTGCCCCAAGAAGGCGAGCAGGAGAATGTATTCGCTTTCGAGGATCGTGTCCCCTTCCAACTCGCCGACCCAGTAGCCGTCGGCGTGTTGTTGGGCCAGCAACCACTCCCGGGTCCGCACCACGGCTCGCCGCAGGCCAGCCAGTCGGTCCACGGAGGTCGCGGAAGAAGCGTCGGAATGTAAACAGGTCTCGGCGTCCGGCCCATCCATGGGCAAGAGCCGCAAATGCAGCGTGGCGGTCATCCTTGAACTCGCTACAGCGGGGTTTCGCAGCAGGCGTCATCCTGACGCCAGGGCCTGGTCACGGGAAACCGGGCGGACGAGCAATGTAAGCCGCCGGGGGAGCGTGGGGCAAGAGCAGAAGGGGTGGGTGCTAGCTTGCTGGCATGATTCGCGCTCGCGGTCCTCAGTTCCGTCTGTAGCCGGTCTCTGTGAGGCCGGCCGGAGAGGACGTTGATCTCTCATCGAGCGTGGCACCTTCGCAAAAGCTATAATCTGAACTCGGAGGACTCCATTGATGCGATATCGAGTACTGATCGAACAAGACGAAGACGGCGTGTTCGTGGCGAATTGCCCCACGCTGCCGGGTTGCGTGAGCCAGGGCGCCACGCGCGCCGAAGCGGTGACGAACATCAAAGACGCCATCGCCGGCTACGTTGCCAGCCTGGAGAAGCACGGCGAACCGATTCCACCGTCGATCTGGGAAGAGACAGTGGAGGTTGGGCCGTGACGAAGCTGCCGGTGGTCTCGGCTCGAGAAGCAGTGAAGGCCTTCGAGCAACTTGGTTGCGAAGTCGACCATCAGACCGGCAGCCATGTTATCCTTCGCCAAACCGAGGCGCCACACCGACGTTTGACGGTGCCGAACCACGCGGAGCTTGCCAAAGGCACTTTGCGCAGCCTGATTCGAGAGGCGGGGATATCGGTGGCGGAGTTTTGCGATTTGCTGTAGCGCCGGGCGCCCCGCGTCGTTGCTGCAATTGTTCGATCTCAAGGAGTAAACAGCACGACGAATTGCTCGTAGTGGTCGGGCGAATAGTAGACGTTCCCGAGCTGGCTAACGACGATACGGCCGGAGTCATCTCGATGTCGTGCGTAGAATTTGACGTAGTAGTCGGACCACCGCTGCATTGGTGGCAGATCTCGCTGCGTGTTTCGGAACTCTTTTCCATCATTGTCTCCCAAATACTGTTCGGCGAGGACTCGACGAATTGCGTACACCACGCCGATGCCAATCCACCACGGATGGTCTGCGATTGATTTGAGGCATTTTTGCAGCCCGGCGCGTGCGCGTCGATCGAGCGGAACCCGGTCAAAATGACAATGCAGTACGACCATTTTCAATCTCCTTGAAGTGGTTTGAGAAGTGCCAACGAAAAAAGGGCCGCCCACGATGGGCGGCCCTTTGACCTCTGATGGCTGGATGTGTTTGCGTCGAGCGCGCGGCTACGGCTCAGCGCATGAAAAAAGCCGCGGTTGCGGCTGTTGGTTCAACGAGGGATGCGGCCTGTATGCCGTCAGCCTTCCTGACGTCGCTCGTCCTCTTCGACCAATTGGATGAGTTGGATGCAAACGGATGCGGCGAACCCGTCGTGTTGCACATCACGAAGAGCGACAAGGATTGCGACGAGCAGCTGGCGCACGTCGCCCCAATCCAACGCGAGATTGACATTGTCGCTAAGATTCTTCGCGCGAAATCGAAATGCAGAACTTCGCATAGCCATCAAGCGCGACCGATTGCGCATTGGCAAGCGAAACGTCGAGAACTCGGAGCATATTGCTCTCCTTAGAGAAAAGGGAAAATGGCCCAATTGGCAGACAGC
Encoded here:
- the hpnH gene encoding adenosyl-hopene transferase HpnH, which encodes MRFPLSLTSTMATYLLKKKLSGEPRFPLVLMLEPLHACNLTCTGCGRIREYANTIKDKLTVEECLAAVDECGAPVVSICGGEPMIYPGLEELVAKILERKKHIYLCTNGMFIKKKLAGFKPTSRFFFNVHLDGMEKSHDLAVEREGVFQEAIEGIKAAKQAGFLVCTNTTIYKETDMNEIAVLYAYLTELGVDGFMLSPAYGYDAVQKTNPEGAQQIFMTRDDVHAKFRAGKDLLKQFKLNTSPIYLEFLRGERDLKCAAWANPTRNVRGWKGPCYLITNRHYKTYRDLIEQTDWNALGRGKDPRCEHCLVHCGFEPAAVLGVNRRLGDSLKMAVWQLT
- a CDS encoding terpene cyclase/mutase family protein, with translation MTATLHLRLLPMDGPDAETCLHSDASSATSVDRLAGLRRAVVRTREWLLAQQHADGYWVGELEGDTILESEYILLLAFLGQERGPRAEAAARYILQQQTEAGGWAQYPGGPIDISATVKAYFALKLTGHDPSTEAMRRARACVLSHGGADAVNSFTRFYLALLGQISYDQCPAVPPEAVLLPKWFPVNLTKVSAWSRTIIVPLSIMWACRPLREVAPEFGIRELFLKQPEDWPALRCPGMTGGTGLLSWDRCFRAVDRGLKFLERQGWVPARGKALATAERWMIDRFAGSDGLGAIFPPMVWSIIALRSLGYSDDRPEMKYCLEQLEGLVIEEDGAVRLQPCKSPVWDTGIALRALADAGLPGDHPAVQRGVEWLLDREVTKRGDWAARSDSPAGGWCFEHNNDFYPDCDDTAMVIMALWRQFEDGETQPLPAGYALRFRDEAERPSTHLAATLDRTTGAIARAERWLLGMQNKDGGWGAFDRDNTSEFLCHVPFADHNAMIDPSSPDLAARVLEALACLGRRVGNPAVDRAVKYLRATQEADGAWFGRWGVNYIYGTWQVITGLRAVGVPENDPLIVAGVNWLIAHQQSSGGWGESADSYAEPHLRGQGATTASQTAWALLGLLAAGRHDHPSVARGVRYLIETQNNDGRWDEPEFTGTGFPRVFYLRYHLYPIYFPLMALAQYARAESAKSPEPRVKIAIASQQP
- a CDS encoding type II toxin-antitoxin system HicB family antitoxin, with the protein product MRYRVLIEQDEDGVFVANCPTLPGCVSQGATRAEAVTNIKDAIAGYVASLEKHGEPIPPSIWEETVEVGP
- a CDS encoding type II toxin-antitoxin system HicA family toxin, with translation MTKLPVVSAREAVKAFEQLGCEVDHQTGSHVILRQTEAPHRRLTVPNHAELAKGTLRSLIREAGISVAEFCDLL
- a CDS encoding ribonuclease domain-containing protein, encoding MGGPFFVGTSQTTSRRLKMVVLHCHFDRVPLDRRARAGLQKCLKSIADHPWWIGIGVVYAIRRVLAEQYLGDNDGKEFRNTQRDLPPMQRWSDYYVKFYARHRDDSGRIVVSQLGNVYYSPDHYEQFVVLFTP